The following proteins are encoded in a genomic region of Opisthocomus hoazin isolate bOpiHoa1 chromosome 4, bOpiHoa1.hap1, whole genome shotgun sequence:
- the IRS1 gene encoding insulin receptor substrate 1 — protein sequence MASPTDNNEGFFSDVRKVGYLRKPKSMHKRFFVLRAASESGPARLEYYENEKKWRHKSGAPKRSIPLESCFNINKRADSKNKHLVALYTKDEHFAIAADSEPEQESWYQALLQLHNRAKGHLHHHHHHHHSDVTFGGSSTGLGEAGEDSYGEVAPGPAFKEVWQVILKPKGLGQTKNLIGIYRLCLTNKTISFVKLNSDAAAVVLQLLNIRRCGHSENFFFIEVGRSAVTGPGEFWMQVDDSVVAQNMHETILEAMRAMSEEFRPRSKSQSSSNCSNPISVPLRSRHHVNNPPPSQVGLSRRSRTESVTATSPAGGGGGGVGGKPSSFRVRASSDGEGTMSRPASVDGSPVSPSAGRTHSHRHRGNSRLHPPLNHSRSIPMPSSRCSPSATSPVSLSSSSTSGHGSTSDCLFPRRSSASVSGSPSDGGFISSDEYGSSPCDFRSSFRSVTPDSLGHTPPARGDEELNYICMGGKAASSCCSLAAPNGHFVPRACHPQQPPRYPGTPCCPRGGSEEVADLEKAFRKRTHSAGTSPTISHQKTPSQSSVASIEEYTEMLPSYPCGGSRLPSYRHSAFVPTHSYPEECLEMHHLDSGHHRTNSAPHTDDGYMPMSPGVAPVPGGGGPPKGGDYMPMSPKSVSAPQQIINPGRGGRHPPATVDSNGYMMMSPSGSYSPDGGSAGYGKIWTNGAGHHPKLSVESNEGKLPCGGGDYINMSPASGSTTSTPPDCYFGAAGQPGVEEAAAAHHRPIYSYFSLPRSFKHVHRRGGGGAAAGDEGSPQPRVALGPGRLLYAAEDSSSSASSDSLGGGGGGPEGGPLLQAQPPRKVDTAVQTRGRPARPTRLSLGGPRASTLPRAREQPPLLLPPEPKSPGEYVNIEFVAGEKPAFPAAALGLGLPPPPGDAAAEEYMNMELGPPRAPCPAAARAAPPARPGRGAAPGGRDYVAMQLGGAAAAGGSRSDCADSPSPGSPALLLSYADGRAGRSAAEKPPLAATTATAAAASPELPRPPAELLAAPPRSSSLLGGPGAGSAFTRVSLSPGRSQSAKVVRADPQGGRRRHSSETFSSTPSAARGTAGGGGPGAPFPGGGAGGAEEAKRHSSASFENVWLRPAAGEVAGAPAARREPGAAPAPENGLNYIDLDLVKDFGHRRHRHLHPRAEGAALPGGKPPPPKPPGQPRGSGPSGDDLSAYASISFQQREEP from the coding sequence ATGGCCAGCCCCACAGATAATAACGAGGGCTTCTTCTCAGATGTCAGGAAGGTGGGTTACTTGCGCAAACCCAAGAGCATGCATAAACGCTTTTTCGTGCTGAGGGCAGCCAGCGAGTCTGGACCCGCCCGGCTGGAGTATTACGAGAATGAGAAGAAATGGAGACACAAGTCAGGGGCCCCCAAGCGCTCCATCCCACTAGAAAGCTGCTTCAACATCAACAAACGGGCTGACTCCAAGAACAAGCACCTGGTGGCCCTCTACACCAAGGACGAGCACTTTGCCATTGCGGCTGACAGCGAGCCTGAGCAGGAGAGCTGGTACCAAGCGCTGCTGCAGTTGCACAACAGGGCCAAGGgccacctccaccaccaccaccaccaccaccacagcgaTGTCACCTTTGGAGGCAGCagcacgggactgggggaagcAGGCGAGGACAGCTATGGTGAGGTAGCCCCTGGCCCAGCTTTTAAGGAAGTTTGGCAAGTAATTCTGAAGCCTAAGGGCCTAGGCCAGACAAAGAACCTGATTGGCATCTACCGCCTGTGCCTGACTAACAAGACCATCAGCTTTGTGAAGCTGAATTCGGATGCGGCTGCCGTGGTGCTGCAGCTGCTCAATATCCGCCGCTGTGGTCACTCTGAGAACTTCTTCTTCATTGAGGTGGGGCGCTCGGCTGTGACCGGGCCCGGGGAGTTCTGGATGCAGGTGGATGACTCTGTCGTGGCACAGAACATGCATGAAACCATCCTGGAGGCTATGCGAGCCATGAGCGAGGAATTCCGACCCCGCAGCAAGAGCCAGTCCTCCTCGAACTGTTCCAACCCCATCTCCGTGCCCCTTCGCAGCAGGCACCACGTCAACAACCCTCCACCCAGCCAAGTGGGGCTCAGTCGCCGGTCCAGGACTGAGAGCGTCACAGCCACCTCTCCTGCCGGTGGCGGGGGTGGAGGTGTGGGTGGCAAACCCAGCTCCTTCCGGGTCCGAGCGTCGAGTGACGGGGAAGGCACAATGTCGAGGCCTGCCTCTGTGGACGGCAGCCCAGTTAGCCCCAGTGCTGGCCGGACCCATTCGCACAGACACCGTGGCAACTCCAGGCTCCATCCTCCGCTCAACCACAGCCGGTCCATCCCCATGCCTTCCTCGCGCTGTTCTCCTTCAGCCACCAGCCCGGTCAGCCTGTCGTCGAGCAGCACGAGCGGCCATggctccacctcagactgcctgtTTCCACGGAGGTCGAGTGCTTCAGTTTCCGGCTCCCCTAGCGATGGTGGATTTATTTCTTCGGATGAGTACGGTTCCAGCCCGTGTGACTTTCGCAGCTCTTTTCGCAGCGTGACCCCAGATTCGTTGGGACACACCCCACCGGCTCGGGGTGACGAAGAGCTCAACTATATCTGCATGGGGGGGAAGGCCGCCTCCTCTTGCTGCAGTCTGGCAGCGCCCAACGGCCACTTCGTCCCACGCGCCTGCCACCCGCAGCAGCCGCCCCGCTACCCTGGCACGCCATGCTGTCCCCGAGGCGGCAGCGAGGAGGTTGCCGACTTGGAGAAGGCGTTCAGGAAGCGGACTCACTCTGCGGGCACTTCGCCCACCATCTCCCACCAGAAGACGCCCTCGCAGTCTTCAGTGGCCTCCATTGAGGAGTACACGGAGATGCTGCCTTCCTACCCCTGTGGCGGCAGCCGGCTGCCCTCCTACCGGCACTCTGCCTTCGTGCCCACGCACTCCTACCCGGAGGAGTGTCTGGAGATGCACCACCTAGACAGCGGCCATCATCGGACCAACTCTGCCCCGCACACGGATGATGGCTACATGCCCATGTCGCCCGGCGTAGCCCCTGTGCCTGGCGGTGGGGGGCCCCCCAAGGGTGGTGACTACATGCCCATGAGTCCGAAGAGCGTGTCGGCTCCACAGCAGATCATCAACCCCGGCAGGGGCGGCCGCCACCCTCCAGCCACGGTGGACTCCAACGGCTACATGATGATGTCCCCCAGCGGCAGCTACTCCCCCGACGGTGGCTCCGCGGGCTACGGCAAGATCTGGACAAACGGCGCCGGCCACCACCCGAAGCTCTCGGTGGAGAGCAACGAAGGCAAGCTCCCCTGCGGCGGCGGCGACTACATCAACATGTCTCCCGCCAGCGGCTCCACCACCAGCACCCCGCCCGACTGCTACTTCGGGGCCGCGGGGCAGCCGGGCGTCGAGGAGGCCGCCGCGGCCCACCACAGGCCCATCTACTCCTACTTCTCGCTGCCGCGCTCCTTCAAGCACGTGcaccggcggggcggcggcggggcggcggcgggcgacgagggcagcccccagccccgcgtcgCCCTCGGCCCCGGCCGCCTGCTTTACGCCGCCGAGGACTCGTCCTCCTCGGCCAGCAGCGACAgcctgggcggcggcggcggcggccccgagGGCGGCCCCCTGCTGCAGGCGCAGCCGCCGCGCAAGGTGGACACTGCCGTGCAGACCCGCGGCCGCCCGGCGCGGCCGACGCGCCTGTCGCTGGGCGGCCCCAGGGCCAGCACCCTGCCGCGGGCCCGCGAGCAgccccctctcctcctgccccccgaGCCCAAGAGCCCCGGCGAGTACGTCAACATCGAGTTCGTCGCCGGCGAGAAGCCGGCGTTCCCCgcggccgcgctggggctgggactgccgccgccgccgggcgacGCCGCCGCCGAGGAGTACATGAACATGGAGCTGGGCCCGCCGCGggccccctgccccgccgccgcccgggcggccccgccggcccggcccggccgaggCGCGGCCCCCGGCGGCCGGGACTACGTGGCGATGCAGCTGGggggtgccgccgccgccgggggctCCCGCTCGGACTGCGCCGACAGCCCTTCCCCCGGCTCGCCCGCTCTCCTGCTCAGCTACGCCGACGGGCGGGCGGGCCGCTCCGCCGCCGAGAAGCCCCCGCTGGCGGCGACGAccgcgacggcggcggcggcttccCCGGAGTTGCCGCGGCCGCCGGCTGAGCTGTTGGCGGCGCCGCCGcgctcctcctccctgctcgggggccccggcgcgggcagcgccTTCACCCGCGTCAGCCtcagccccggccgcagccagAGCGCCAAGGTGGTCCGCGCCGACCCCcagggcggccggcggcggcacAGCTCCGAGACCTTCTCCTCCACGCCCAGCGCTGCCCGCGGaacggcgggcggcggcgggcccggggcgcccttccccggcggcggcgcggggggcgcggAGGAGGCCAAGCGCCACAGCTCGGCCTCCTTCGAGAACGTCTGGCTGCGGCCCGCCGCGGGGGAGGTGGCcggcgcccccgccgcccgccgggagccgggcgccgcgcccgccccggagAACGGGCTCAACTACATCGACCTGGACCTGGTGAAGGACTTcggccaccgccgccaccgccaCCTCCACCCCCGCGCCGAGGGcgccgcgctgccggggggcAAGCCGCCGCCGCCGAAGCCCCCGGGCCAGCCCCGCGGGAGCGGCCCCTCCGGCGACGACCTGAGCGCCTACGCCAGCATCAGCTTCCAGCAGCGGGAGGAGCCGTAG